One stretch of Streptomyces sp. NBC_01142 DNA includes these proteins:
- the crgA gene encoding cell division protein CrgA yields the protein MPKSRIRKKADFTPPPASKQATSIKLTSRSWVAPVMLALFLIGLAWIVLFYVTEGDLPIKSFGNWNIVAGFGFIAAGFGVSTQWK from the coding sequence GTGCCGAAGTCACGTATCCGCAAGAAGGCCGATTTCACACCGCCGCCGGCTTCCAAGCAGGCGACCAGCATCAAGCTGACCAGCCGCAGCTGGGTCGCCCCGGTGATGCTCGCGCTGTTCCTGATCGGACTTGCCTGGATCGTCCTCTTCTATGTGACCGAGGGCGACCTTCCGATCAAGAGCTTCGGCAACTGGAACATCGTTGCCGGCTTCGGCTTCATCGCCGCCGGCTTCGGCGTCTCCACTCAGTGGAAGTAG
- a CDS encoding DUF881 domain-containing protein has product MSNSADSSQGPVRPSRWRPVRLLTAAVFALAGLIFVTSFNTAKGTNLRTDDSLLKLSDLIKQRSEKNGDLDESTAAVREDVDTLAQRDDGSTKAEDAKLGALEKAAGTQKLSGEALTVTLNDAPPNAQAAPGYPEPQANDLVIHQQDLQAVVNALWQGGAKGIQVMDQRLISTSAVRCVGNTLILQGRVYSPPYKITAVGDRDALTKALAESPAIQNYQLYVKAYGLGWKVDERDAVTLPGYSGTVDLHYAKPVQ; this is encoded by the coding sequence TTGAGCAATTCTGCCGACTCCTCCCAAGGGCCCGTTCGCCCGTCCCGATGGCGTCCGGTCCGGCTGCTCACGGCTGCCGTATTCGCCCTTGCCGGCCTGATCTTCGTGACCAGCTTCAACACCGCCAAGGGCACCAATCTACGCACTGACGACTCGCTGCTGAAGCTTTCCGACCTGATCAAGCAGCGCAGCGAGAAGAACGGCGACCTCGACGAGTCCACCGCGGCGGTGCGCGAGGACGTGGACACTCTCGCCCAGCGCGACGACGGCTCCACCAAGGCCGAGGACGCGAAGCTGGGTGCCCTGGAGAAAGCCGCGGGAACCCAGAAGCTCAGCGGCGAGGCCCTCACCGTCACCCTGAACGACGCCCCGCCGAATGCCCAGGCGGCCCCGGGCTACCCGGAGCCGCAGGCCAATGACCTGGTCATCCACCAGCAGGACCTGCAAGCCGTCGTGAATGCCCTCTGGCAGGGCGGCGCCAAGGGCATCCAGGTCATGGACCAGCGGCTGATCTCCACCAGCGCCGTGCGCTGCGTGGGCAACACGCTGATCCTCCAGGGGCGGGTCTACTCGCCGCCGTACAAGATCACGGCGGTCGGTGACCGGGACGCGCTCACGAAGGCGCTCGCCGAATCCCCGGCGATCCAGAACTACCAGCTGTATGTGAAGGCCTACGGCCTCGGCTGGAAAGTGGACGAGCGCGATGCGGTGACTCTTCCCGGCTACTCGGGCACAGTGGATCTCCACTACGCGAAGCCCGTGCAGTAG
- a CDS encoding class E sortase: MSVRLIVRTFSELCITVGTVIVLFVVYVLFWTGVKADSAAAGQIDQLRNQWSQGTVAAPVPEHTTTPKPAPTRAPATAPAPAPAPAPKAYRDGRPFALMYVPRFGKGWDWPVLEGTEVGTLKKGLGHYASTAALGESGNFSVAGHRRTYGDPFKDFPKLRPGDAVVLTDGTTWFTYRIDNRPYRTVPSDVGVIDPVPDKAGFDGPGRYLTLTTCEPEWGSSHRLIVWAHLDATQPVTDGKPQALHS, from the coding sequence GTGTCGGTGCGACTGATCGTCAGGACCTTCAGCGAACTCTGCATCACCGTCGGCACGGTGATCGTGCTCTTTGTCGTGTACGTGCTGTTCTGGACCGGGGTCAAGGCCGACAGCGCGGCGGCCGGCCAGATCGACCAGCTCCGGAACCAGTGGTCGCAGGGCACGGTCGCGGCCCCCGTTCCGGAGCACACGACGACACCGAAGCCCGCCCCGACGCGCGCACCCGCCACCGCCCCTGCGCCTGCCCCTGCCCCTGCCCCGAAGGCGTACCGGGACGGCAGGCCCTTCGCCCTCATGTACGTCCCGCGCTTCGGCAAGGGCTGGGACTGGCCGGTCCTGGAAGGCACCGAGGTGGGCACCCTGAAGAAGGGTCTCGGGCACTACGCCTCGACCGCCGCGCTCGGCGAGAGCGGCAACTTCTCGGTGGCCGGCCACCGCCGCACCTACGGCGATCCCTTCAAGGACTTCCCCAAGCTGCGCCCCGGGGACGCGGTCGTGCTGACGGACGGGACGACCTGGTTCACGTACCGCATCGACAACAGGCCCTACCGGACCGTCCCCAGCGATGTCGGCGTCATCGATCCCGTCCCGGACAAGGCCGGATTCGACGGTCCTGGACGCTATCTGACGCTGACCACCTGCGAGCCGGAGTGGGGCAGCAGCCACCGGCTCATCGTCTGGGCGCATCTGGACGCCACCCAGCCTGTGACGGACGGCAAACCGCAAGCTTTGCACAGCTGA
- a CDS encoding aminodeoxychorismate/anthranilate synthase component II, whose translation MSARILVVDNYDSFVFNLVQYLYQLGAECEVRRNDEVALEHAQDGFDGVLLSPGPGAPEQAGVCVEMVRHCAETGVPVFGVCLGMQSMAVAYGGVVGRAPELLHGKTSLVTHEGKGVFAGLPSPFTATRYHSLAAEPAELPDELEVTARTADGIIMGLRHRELAVEGVQFHPESVLTEHGHLMLANWLEQCGDTGAVGRSAGLAPVVGKAVA comes from the coding sequence ATGAGCGCGCGCATCCTCGTCGTCGACAACTACGACAGCTTCGTTTTCAACCTCGTGCAGTACCTGTACCAGCTCGGCGCGGAGTGCGAGGTCCGGCGCAACGACGAGGTGGCCCTGGAACATGCGCAGGACGGCTTCGACGGGGTGCTGCTGTCTCCCGGCCCCGGCGCGCCCGAGCAGGCCGGTGTGTGCGTCGAGATGGTGCGCCACTGCGCCGAGACGGGCGTCCCCGTTTTCGGTGTCTGCCTGGGCATGCAGTCGATGGCGGTGGCGTACGGCGGTGTGGTGGGCCGTGCCCCCGAGCTGCTGCACGGCAAGACCTCGCTGGTCACGCACGAGGGCAAGGGCGTCTTCGCCGGGCTGCCTTCGCCCTTCACCGCGACCCGCTACCACTCGCTGGCGGCCGAGCCGGCGGAGCTGCCGGACGAGCTGGAGGTCACGGCTCGTACGGCCGACGGCATCATCATGGGGCTGCGGCACCGTGAACTGGCCGTCGAGGGCGTGCAGTTCCATCCCGAGTCGGTCCTCACCGAGCACGGCCATCTGATGCTCGCCAACTGGCTGGAGCAGTGCGGCGACACCGGGGCGGTCGGGCGGTCGGCGGGGCTCGCACCGGTGGTGGGCAAGGCCGTGGCGTGA
- a CDS encoding class E sortase, whose protein sequence is MSAPRPEDEYDPLTDPLPPGEHGSPWFRAANVQEPEALEPQAQHQPHQHQPHQQQSHQQQSHQQQSHQHQPQPQHQPQEWYDPEGYQRDWYAEPAPAPAPATQRIPRPAAESVPELASEFVRGSVPEPTVVSDPVPVPDDETVALRTSDTRRAVETPAGPGRAERRRAAKGRGRRRPEPVPGVSGATAASHASAAPARPLSRVEARRAARAQKDSPAVIASRVTGELFITFGVLMLLFVTYQLWWTNILAGQQASQETNKIQEEWAKGRTPGAFEPGQGFAIMHIPKLDVVVPIAEGISKPKVLDRGMVGHYAEGQLKTAMPADKKGNFAVAGHRNTHGEPFRYINHLEPGDPIVVETQDAYYTYEMANILPQTAPSNVSVIGAVPPGSGFTGPGRYITLTTCTPEFTSTYRMIVWGKMVEERPRSKGKPDALVG, encoded by the coding sequence GTGAGTGCCCCGCGCCCCGAGGACGAGTACGACCCGCTGACGGATCCGCTGCCGCCGGGGGAGCACGGTTCGCCGTGGTTCCGGGCGGCGAATGTGCAAGAGCCCGAGGCGCTGGAGCCCCAAGCTCAGCATCAGCCCCACCAGCATCAGCCCCACCAGCAACAGTCCCACCAGCAACAGTCCCACCAGCAACAGTCCCACCAGCATCAGCCCCAACCTCAGCATCAGCCCCAGGAGTGGTACGACCCGGAGGGCTATCAGCGGGACTGGTACGCGGAGCCGGCCCCGGCTCCTGCCCCGGCAACGCAGCGGATACCGCGTCCGGCAGCCGAGTCGGTTCCCGAACTCGCTTCCGAGTTCGTTCGGGGGTCTGTTCCCGAGCCGACAGTGGTCTCCGATCCCGTACCCGTTCCGGACGACGAGACCGTAGCCCTCCGTACGTCGGACACCCGGCGCGCGGTGGAGACCCCTGCCGGTCCCGGCCGTGCCGAGCGCCGCAGGGCGGCCAAGGGGCGCGGCCGTAGGCGTCCTGAGCCCGTTCCCGGGGTCTCAGGAGCCACTGCCGCCTCCCATGCCTCGGCGGCCCCCGCCAGGCCTCTTTCGCGCGTCGAGGCCCGCCGTGCGGCGCGTGCGCAGAAAGACAGCCCCGCAGTCATCGCCAGCCGCGTGACCGGTGAACTCTTCATCACCTTCGGCGTCTTGATGCTGCTGTTCGTCACGTACCAGCTCTGGTGGACGAACATCCTCGCCGGGCAGCAGGCCAGCCAGGAGACGAACAAGATCCAGGAGGAATGGGCGAAGGGCCGGACGCCGGGTGCGTTCGAGCCCGGTCAGGGATTCGCCATCATGCACATCCCCAAACTGGATGTTGTCGTCCCGATCGCCGAGGGCATCAGCAAGCCCAAGGTCCTCGACCGCGGCATGGTCGGCCACTACGCCGAGGGGCAGCTCAAGACCGCGATGCCCGCGGACAAGAAGGGCAACTTCGCGGTCGCCGGGCACCGCAACACCCACGGCGAACCGTTCCGCTACATCAACCACCTCGAGCCGGGTGACCCGATCGTGGTGGAGACGCAGGACGCCTACTACACGTACGAGATGGCGAACATCCTCCCCCAGACGGCACCCTCGAACGTCTCCGTGATCGGTGCGGTGCCGCCGGGCTCCGGCTTCACCGGGCCGGGCCGGTACATCACGCTCACGACGTGTACGCCCGAGTTCACGAGTACGTATCGAATGATCGTGTGGGGCAAGATGGTCGAGGAACGGCCGCGCAGCAAGGGAAAACCGGACGCGCTCGTCGGCTGA
- a CDS encoding class E sortase — protein MARARSRIAGAISVFGELLITAGVVLGLFVVYSLWWTNVLADREAAKQGDRMRNDWANSGPGALDTKDGIGFLHVPAMSGGEVLVKQGTDAEGLNNGIAGYYTDPIKSALPWEKKGNFTLAAHRDGHGAKFHNIHKLKDGDPIVFETRDTWYVYKVYNRLPETSKYNVDVLQPVPKESGKKKPGRYITLTTCTPVYTSDYRYIVWGELERTEKVDKERTLPAELR, from the coding sequence GTGGCACGTGCACGAAGCCGGATCGCCGGCGCCATCAGCGTCTTCGGCGAGCTGCTGATCACCGCAGGTGTGGTGCTGGGGCTCTTCGTCGTCTACTCGCTGTGGTGGACGAACGTTCTTGCCGACCGTGAGGCCGCCAAGCAGGGTGACCGGATGCGCAACGACTGGGCGAACAGCGGTCCTGGCGCGCTCGACACCAAGGACGGTATCGGCTTCCTCCATGTACCCGCCATGAGTGGCGGCGAGGTGCTGGTGAAGCAGGGCACTGACGCCGAGGGCCTCAACAACGGCATCGCCGGCTACTACACCGACCCCATCAAGTCGGCGCTCCCCTGGGAGAAGAAGGGGAACTTCACGCTGGCCGCGCACCGGGACGGGCACGGCGCGAAATTCCACAACATCCACAAGCTCAAGGACGGCGATCCGATCGTCTTCGAGACGCGGGACACCTGGTACGTCTACAAGGTCTACAACAGGCTTCCGGAGACCTCGAAGTACAACGTGGATGTCCTGCAGCCGGTCCCGAAGGAGTCGGGGAAGAAGAAGCCGGGCCGCTACATCACGCTGACGACGTGTACGCCTGTCTACACCTCGGACTACCGGTACATCGTGTGGGGTGAGCTGGAGCGCACGGAGAAGGTCGACAAGGAGCGCACGCTGCCGGCGGAGCTGCGCTAG
- the pknB gene encoding Stk1 family PASTA domain-containing Ser/Thr kinase — MEEPRRLGGRYELGSVLGRGGMAEVYLAHDTRLGRTVAVKTLRADLARDPSFQARFRREAQSAASLNHPAIVAVYDTGEDYVDNISIPYIVMEYVDGSTLRELLHSGRKLLPERTLEMTIGILQALEYSHRNGIVHRDIKPANVMLTRTGQVKVMDFGIARAMGDSGMTMTQTAAVIGTAQYLSPEQAKGEQVDARSDLYSTGCLLYELLTVRPPFVGDSPVAVAYQHVREEPQPPSNFDPEITPEMDAIVLKALVKDPDYRYQSADEMRADIEACLDGQPVAATAAMGAAGYGGGYAPEDRPTTALRQADPAGQTSMLPPVNPEDGGYDGYDDRPDRRRQKKSNTSTILLVLAGILVLVGAVLIGRAVFDNDGGANGSVPVPQLVGKPFQEARKLAENARVKVTQSGTDRCEEAKGSICRQTPEGGEMEEGETIEVVVSEGAPLVEVPDVVGQQVERATENLEKKDFTVKIVEVESSEQEPGEVISQSPDGNSRTEQKTEVTLKVAKKSTREVPDVVGQQFDAAKSQLETLAFTVARVDVDSEKPLGEVVAQSPTGNSNAEKGSQVTLQVSKGPQQTQVPVPEVRTRSVAEAKQILAQNGFTNIQFAPGSSQDDNALVTAMDPQPNTPVDPATTTITLTTFGGGGNNGGQNGGGNGGGIIGGAVGDSD; from the coding sequence ATGGAAGAGCCGCGTCGCCTCGGCGGCCGGTACGAACTGGGCTCGGTGCTCGGCCGCGGTGGCATGGCTGAGGTCTACCTCGCCCACGACACCCGGCTCGGCCGCACCGTCGCCGTGAAGACGCTGCGGGCCGACCTCGCCCGTGACCCGTCCTTCCAGGCCCGGTTCCGCCGTGAGGCCCAGTCGGCCGCCTCGCTCAACCACCCGGCGATCGTCGCGGTCTACGACACCGGCGAGGACTACGTCGACAACATCTCCATCCCGTACATCGTGATGGAGTACGTCGACGGCTCCACTCTGCGTGAGCTTCTGCACTCGGGGCGCAAGCTGCTGCCCGAGCGCACGCTGGAGATGACCATCGGCATCCTCCAGGCGCTCGAGTACTCGCACCGCAACGGCATCGTGCACCGCGACATCAAGCCGGCGAACGTCATGCTGACGCGCACCGGCCAGGTCAAGGTCATGGACTTCGGCATCGCGCGTGCGATGGGCGACTCCGGTATGACGATGACGCAGACCGCGGCCGTCATCGGCACCGCCCAGTACCTCTCCCCGGAGCAGGCCAAGGGCGAACAGGTCGATGCGCGCTCCGACCTGTACTCCACCGGCTGTCTGCTCTACGAGCTCCTCACCGTCCGTCCCCCCTTCGTGGGCGACTCCCCGGTGGCGGTGGCCTACCAGCACGTACGGGAAGAGCCGCAGCCGCCCAGCAACTTCGACCCCGAGATCACGCCCGAAATGGACGCCATTGTCCTGAAGGCCCTGGTCAAGGACCCCGACTACCGCTACCAGTCGGCCGACGAGATGCGCGCGGACATCGAGGCCTGCCTCGACGGCCAGCCGGTCGCGGCGACGGCGGCGATGGGCGCGGCCGGTTACGGCGGCGGATACGCCCCGGAGGACCGACCGACCACGGCACTGCGCCAGGCCGACCCGGCCGGCCAGACCTCGATGCTCCCACCGGTGAACCCCGAGGACGGCGGCTACGACGGTTACGACGACCGTCCGGACCGCCGTCGGCAGAAGAAATCGAACACCTCGACGATTCTGCTGGTGCTCGCGGGCATCCTGGTGCTGGTCGGGGCGGTGCTGATCGGCAGGGCGGTCTTCGACAACGACGGCGGCGCAAACGGGAGCGTGCCCGTGCCGCAACTCGTGGGAAAGCCCTTCCAGGAAGCTCGGAAGCTCGCGGAGAACGCGCGGGTCAAGGTCACCCAGTCGGGCACGGACCGCTGCGAAGAGGCCAAGGGCAGCATCTGCCGCCAGACTCCTGAGGGCGGCGAGATGGAGGAAGGCGAGACCATCGAGGTCGTCGTCTCCGAGGGCGCCCCCCTGGTCGAGGTCCCCGACGTGGTCGGTCAGCAGGTGGAGCGGGCGACGGAGAACCTCGAGAAGAAGGACTTCACGGTCAAGATCGTGGAGGTCGAGTCCTCCGAGCAGGAGCCCGGCGAGGTCATCTCGCAGAGCCCGGACGGCAACTCCAGGACCGAGCAGAAGACCGAAGTCACCCTCAAGGTGGCCAAGAAGTCCACGCGCGAGGTGCCCGACGTGGTCGGCCAGCAGTTCGACGCCGCCAAGAGCCAGCTCGAAACACTCGCCTTCACGGTCGCCCGCGTCGACGTCGACTCGGAAAAGCCGCTGGGTGAGGTCGTCGCGCAGTCCCCGACGGGCAACTCCAACGCGGAGAAGGGCAGCCAGGTGACGCTGCAGGTCTCCAAGGGCCCGCAGCAGACACAGGTCCCGGTTCCCGAGGTCAGGACCAGGAGCGTCGCCGAGGCCAAGCAGATCCTGGCCCAGAACGGCTTCACGAACATCCAGTTCGCGCCGGGCAGCTCTCAGGACGACAACGCGCTCGTCACGGCCATGGACCCGCAGCCCAACACACCGGTGGACCCGGCGACCACGACGATCACTCTCACCACCTTCGGTGGTGGCGGGAACAACGGTGGTCAGAACGGCGGCGGGAACGGCGGCGGAATCATCGGCGGCGCGGTCGGGGACAGCGACTGA
- a CDS encoding penicillin-binding protein 2 produces the protein MNKPLRRIAIFCGLLVLALLVRTNWLQYVEAETLNTHTRNKRVQIERYAAERGNIIVDGKPITGSVDSNDTYFKFKRTYVDGPMWAPVTGYASQAYDANQIEKIEDGILTGNSDQLFFDRTMAMFTGEKKVGGNVVTTLNGAAQKAAFERLGSKKGAVAAIEPKTGKILALASTPSYDPASFAGYSGKDEKAWLALERDKDKPKLNRALREVYPPGSTFKVLTAAAALEHGKVDDINAPTDTEEPYILPNTRTKMVNHAQGCENATLNDAMKVSCNSVFAKLGDKVGRDNMVETAEKFGFNAEQFTPVRSAASVYDTKMDRPGNALSSIGQFNTATTPLQMAMVTAAIANDGKLMKPYMIDSLESPSLDPIKQNEPEEMSQPLSAKNAQLLQQMMENVVENGTGSNARMGDGITVGGKTGTAQHGENNSKNPYAWFISYAKTDSGSPVAVAVVVEDSDASRDDISGGGLAAPIAKAVMQAVIDSKK, from the coding sequence GTGAACAAGCCCCTGCGCCGGATCGCGATCTTCTGCGGCCTCCTCGTCCTCGCACTGCTGGTGCGCACCAACTGGCTGCAGTACGTCGAGGCCGAAACGCTCAATACGCACACGCGGAACAAGCGGGTCCAGATCGAGCGGTACGCCGCCGAGCGCGGCAACATCATCGTCGACGGCAAGCCCATCACCGGCTCCGTCGACTCGAACGACACGTACTTCAAGTTCAAGCGCACCTACGTCGACGGCCCCATGTGGGCCCCGGTGACCGGGTACGCCTCGCAGGCCTACGACGCCAACCAGATCGAGAAGATCGAGGACGGCATCCTCACCGGCAACAGCGACCAGCTCTTCTTCGACCGCACGATGGCGATGTTCACCGGGGAGAAGAAGGTGGGCGGCAACGTCGTCACCACCCTCAACGGTGCCGCGCAGAAGGCCGCCTTCGAGCGTCTCGGCTCGAAGAAGGGTGCCGTCGCGGCCATCGAGCCCAAGACCGGCAAGATCCTCGCGCTCGCCTCCACCCCTTCGTACGACCCCGCCAGCTTCGCCGGCTACTCCGGCAAGGACGAGAAGGCGTGGCTGGCACTGGAGCGGGACAAGGACAAGCCGAAGCTGAACCGCGCGCTGCGCGAGGTCTATCCGCCCGGATCCACCTTCAAGGTGCTCACCGCGGCAGCGGCCCTCGAGCACGGCAAGGTCGACGACATCAACGCGCCGACGGACACCGAAGAGCCGTACATCCTGCCCAACACGCGCACGAAGATGGTCAACCACGCGCAGGGCTGCGAGAACGCCACCCTGAACGACGCGATGAAAGTCTCCTGCAACTCGGTCTTCGCCAAGCTCGGTGACAAGGTCGGCCGGGACAACATGGTGGAGACGGCCGAGAAGTTCGGCTTCAACGCCGAGCAGTTCACACCGGTCCGCTCCGCCGCCTCCGTCTACGACACGAAGATGGACCGCCCCGGCAACGCGCTGTCCTCGATCGGCCAGTTCAACACCGCCACCACTCCCCTCCAGATGGCCATGGTCACCGCCGCGATCGCCAACGACGGCAAGCTGATGAAGCCGTACATGATCGACTCTCTGGAGTCGCCCAGCCTGGACCCCATCAAGCAGAACGAGCCGGAGGAGATGAGCCAGCCGCTCTCCGCGAAGAACGCGCAGCTCCTCCAGCAGATGATGGAGAACGTCGTCGAGAACGGCACCGGCAGCAACGCTCGGATGGGTGACGGCATCACGGTCGGCGGCAAGACCGGCACCGCCCAGCACGGCGAGAACAACAGCAAGAACCCGTATGCGTGGTTCATCTCGTACGCGAAGACGGACAGCGGATCGCCCGTCGCCGTGGCGGTCGTCGTGGAGGACAGCGACGCCAGCCGCGACGACATTTCCGGCGGTGGTCTGGCCGCCCCGATCGCCAAGGCTGTGATGCAGGCGGTCATCGACAGCAAGAAGTGA
- a CDS encoding FtsW/RodA/SpoVE family cell cycle protein encodes MSVVTNTTTIGAIEAPSRRNTELMLLAFAVVIPVFAYVNVGLAIDGELPTGVLGYGLGLGLLAGVAHIVVRRFAKYADPLLLPLATLLNGLGLVMIWRLDQSQRLIERIESRFGPGSFSPDAPKQLMYSAIGIALFVGVLMVLKDHRILQRYTYISMAVALVLLILPVFFPAVNGAKIWISLGPFTIQPGEFAKIIIAIFFSGYLMVKRDALALASRRFMGLYLPRGRDLGPIVVVWAMSILILVFETDLGTSLLFFGLFVIMLYVATERTSWIVFGLVMSAVGAVGVATFEPHVQQRVEFWLNPFADKTWEQSDQIGQALMSFGSGGVLGTGLGQGNSDLIGFAANSDFILSSFGEEFGLAGMMAFLLIYGLIVERGVRTALAARDPFGKLLAIGLSGAFAIQVFVVAGGVMGLIPLTGMTMPFVAYGGSSVLANWALIAILIRISDTARRPAPAPAPSPDAEMTQVVRP; translated from the coding sequence ATGAGCGTTGTCACCAACACCACTACGATCGGCGCAATCGAAGCACCGAGCCGTCGCAACACCGAGCTGATGCTGCTCGCGTTCGCCGTTGTCATTCCGGTGTTCGCGTACGTCAATGTGGGTCTCGCCATCGATGGCGAACTGCCCACCGGAGTGCTCGGGTACGGGCTCGGCCTCGGACTGCTCGCCGGCGTGGCGCACATCGTGGTGCGCCGGTTCGCCAAGTACGCCGACCCGCTGCTGCTGCCGTTGGCGACGCTGCTCAACGGCCTCGGCCTGGTGATGATCTGGCGGCTCGACCAGTCCCAGCGACTGATCGAGCGCATCGAGTCCAGGTTCGGTCCCGGCTCCTTCAGCCCCGACGCCCCCAAGCAGCTGATGTACTCGGCAATCGGCATCGCCCTTTTCGTCGGCGTGCTCATGGTGCTGAAGGACCACCGCATCCTGCAGCGCTACACCTACATCTCGATGGCGGTGGCCCTGGTCCTGCTGATCCTGCCGGTGTTCTTCCCGGCGGTGAACGGCGCAAAGATCTGGATCAGTCTCGGCCCCTTCACCATCCAGCCCGGCGAGTTCGCGAAGATCATCATCGCGATCTTCTTCTCCGGCTATCTGATGGTGAAGCGGGACGCCCTGGCACTCGCCAGCCGCCGCTTCATGGGGCTCTACCTTCCGCGCGGCCGCGACCTCGGACCGATCGTGGTCGTCTGGGCGATGTCGATCCTCATCCTGGTCTTCGAGACCGACCTGGGCACCTCGCTGCTGTTCTTCGGCCTCTTCGTGATCATGCTGTACGTCGCCACCGAGCGCACCAGCTGGATCGTCTTCGGCCTCGTGATGTCCGCGGTCGGCGCGGTCGGCGTCGCCACCTTCGAACCCCACGTCCAGCAGCGCGTGGAGTTCTGGCTCAACCCGTTCGCCGACAAGACCTGGGAGCAGAGCGACCAGATCGGCCAGGCCCTGATGTCCTTCGGTTCCGGCGGTGTCCTCGGCACCGGCCTCGGCCAGGGCAACTCCGACCTGATCGGCTTCGCCGCCAACTCCGACTTCATCCTCTCCAGCTTCGGTGAGGAGTTCGGTCTCGCCGGGATGATGGCCTTCCTGCTGATCTACGGCCTGATCGTGGAGCGCGGCGTACGTACCGCTCTCGCCGCCCGCGACCCCTTCGGCAAGCTGCTGGCGATCGGCCTCTCGGGCGCCTTCGCCATCCAGGTCTTCGTGGTCGCCGGCGGTGTGATGGGCCTCATCCCGCTGACCGGTATGACGATGCCGTTCGTCGCGTACGGCGGTTCGTCCGTGCTCGCCAACTGGGCCCTGATCGCCATCCTGATCCGTATCAGCGACACCGCGCGCCGTCCCGCTCCCGCGCCCGCTCCGTCCCCCGACGCCGAGATGACCCAGGTGGTCCGACCGTGA